A region from the Indicator indicator isolate 239-I01 chromosome 4, UM_Iind_1.1, whole genome shotgun sequence genome encodes:
- the BDKRB2 gene encoding B2 bradykinin receptor: MVSITTENVTQLYNIITTQELTVSPENFHNNSGAHQLNQYECINPDLWKWLQKFQPGFLWFIFVLGAIENCFVLIVLCFHKSRCTVAEIYLANMALADLMLVCALPFWAINISNNFQWPFGLFLCKAVNVMSHMNFYSSIYFLTLVSIDRYLALVKTMSLGRMRRTICAKWNSFVVWTCALLICSPTIVFRNLQYFEEYNITACSLLYPAPYWHPANNCFLNTVGFVIPLCVITYCTTQIIKTLRSSELQKMKLVQTERKATMLVLAVLLLFIVCWLPFQICTFIDTICYFSPTLKCLEEINDIATQIAVYCAYSNSCLNPVLYVIVGKHFQKKAVEFCKGLFPRRYRRSQSVQMENSLDTLRTSISSDHARKKSIFQLPR, translated from the coding sequence ATGGTTTCCATCACAACTGAAAATGTTACACAACTTTACAACATCATCACCACCCAGGAGCTCACAGTCAGCCCAGAAAATTTCCATAATAATTCAGGAGCGCATCAGCTGAATCAATATGAATGTATTAATCCAGATCTGTGGAAATGGCTACAGAAGTTTCAGCCTGGATTCCTCTGGTTTATATTTGTTCTGGGAGCAATAGAAAATTGCTTTGTCCTCATCGTCCTGTGTTTCCACAAAAGTCGCTGCACAGTGGCTGAAATTTACCTAGCAAACATGGCACTCGCTGACCTGATGTTAGTCTGTGCTTTACCTTTCTGGGCCATTAATATTTCTAATAATTTTCAATGGCCTTTTGGCCTGTTCCTCTGTAAAGCTGTCAACGTAATGAGCCATATGAACTTTTATTCAAGCATTTATTTCCTGACACTAGTGAGCATCGATCGCTATCTGGCCTTGGTGAAAACCATGTCTCTTGGACGGATGCGACGAACCATCTGTGCCAAATGGAATAGCTTTGTGGTCTGGACGTGTGCGTTGCTCATATGTTCACCTACCATTGTGTTCCGAAATTTGCAGTATTTCGAAGAATATAACATCACAGCCTGTTCTCTTCTTTACCCAGCCCCCTACTGGCATCCTGCAAACAACTGCTTTCTGAATACTGTGGGCTTTGTGATCCCACTCTGTGTCATTACATATTGCACTACGCAAATCATCAAAACCTTACGCAGCAGTGAGCTACAAAAAATGAAGTTAGTCCAGACAGAGAGGAAAGCCACCATGCTGGTCCTTGCTGTGCTCTTACTATTCATTGTTTGTTGGCTTCCATTCCAGATCTGCACATTCATTGACACAATATGTTACTTTTCACCTACTTTAAAGTGCCTGGAAGAAATCAATGACATAGCGACACAGATTGCTGTATACTGTGCCTATAGTAACAGCTGCCTGAACCCAGTCCTGTATGTAATTGTTGGGAAGCACTTCCAGAAGAAGGCTGTGGAATTCTGCAAGGGCTTGTTCCCAAGGAGGTACAGAAGATCACAATCTGTGCAGATGGAAAACTCGCTGGACACTTTAAGAACATCCATTTCAAGCGACCATGCAAGGAAAAAGTCTATTTTCCAATTACCACGATAG